The Verrucomicrobium spinosum DSM 4136 = JCM 18804 genome includes a region encoding these proteins:
- a CDS encoding DNA adenine methylase translates to MTAQRTKPLIRWAGGKSRLLKHLLPLPEHTAYVEPFAGGLAVLLAKSRSTVEVVNDLNGDLVTLYRCVQFHPEALIAELQWTLNARQNLKDFIAQPGLTDLQRSARWLIRNKIGFGTSMTSYGVSRTSGGAATGSRENVQQAIRDLSARLDRVSVENLSYERMLRLYDAPGTLFFMDPPYTVSDVDCYDGWNEAQMTKFSAQVAELKGDWIVTVDDSPLNRRLFHGWHTTAVKTRNGALNQAQAKGKQTFGEIIIRKTPAPATSERTKLVQLAAACTV, encoded by the coding sequence ATGACCGCGCAACGCACCAAACCGCTCATCCGCTGGGCAGGCGGAAAATCCCGCCTGCTCAAGCACCTCCTACCACTGCCAGAGCACACCGCTTACGTAGAACCGTTCGCTGGTGGCCTCGCAGTACTCCTCGCAAAATCAAGGTCCACCGTCGAGGTGGTCAATGATTTGAACGGCGATCTGGTCACGCTTTACCGCTGCGTCCAGTTCCATCCCGAGGCCCTGATCGCCGAGCTCCAGTGGACGCTCAACGCCCGTCAGAACCTCAAGGACTTCATTGCTCAACCAGGCCTCACGGATCTCCAGCGTTCGGCCCGTTGGCTCATCCGCAACAAGATCGGCTTCGGGACCTCCATGACGAGCTACGGCGTCTCCCGCACCAGCGGCGGTGCCGCCACAGGAAGCCGTGAGAACGTGCAGCAAGCCATCCGGGACCTCAGTGCTCGCCTTGACCGTGTGAGCGTCGAGAACCTGTCCTACGAGCGCATGCTGCGCCTGTACGACGCCCCAGGCACGCTCTTCTTCATGGACCCACCGTACACCGTCAGCGACGTCGACTGCTACGATGGCTGGAACGAGGCCCAGATGACCAAGTTCTCTGCCCAGGTGGCCGAGCTGAAAGGGGACTGGATCGTCACAGTCGACGATTCGCCACTGAACCGCCGCCTCTTCCACGGCTGGCACACCACCGCCGTGAAGACACGCAACGGGGCGCTCAACCAGGCCCAGGCCAAGGGCAAGCAGACCTTCGGGGAGATCATCATCCGCAAGACGCCTGCACCCGCCACCTCGGAGCGCACCAAGTTGGTCCAGCTCGCCGCCGCCTGCACCGTATAG
- a CDS encoding helix-turn-helix domain-containing protein yields the protein MPVPGSQLEFQFPTIALQRSDGAWVIKAGKPVPKLPQISAKEAAVILGCSQFSVYRYVKEGLLTAKQTKPKARLRLDRSEVEALAHKTTVE from the coding sequence ATGCCCGTCCCCGGATCACAGCTTGAATTTCAGTTTCCCACCATCGCCCTCCAGCGGAGCGATGGTGCCTGGGTGATTAAGGCCGGGAAGCCCGTCCCCAAGCTGCCCCAGATCTCGGCCAAAGAGGCCGCCGTGATCCTCGGCTGCTCTCAGTTCAGCGTCTACCGCTACGTGAAGGAAGGACTCCTCACGGCCAAGCAGACCAAGCCCAAGGCCCGCCTCCGCCTCGACCGCTCCGAGGTCGAAGCCCTCGCCCATAAGACCACGGTGGAGTAA